Sequence from the Bacillus thuringiensis genome:
ATCTACATGTTTCGTTTCAACAACTTCACCAGAAGCATCTTCAGTTGTTGTTGAAAACCCTAATGTCACTTCACCTTCATATGTTTTCGTTTCACTTGTTAAAAATTGTGCAATCTTCGTTGCTCTTCCAACACAAATAGGCAATACTCCTGTTACATCTGGATCTAATGTTCCTGTATGACCAATTCGTTTTTCACGCAATATCTTTCTTAATTTAAATACACAATCATGTGATGTCATGCCTTTTGGCTTATGTAATAATACTACACCTTCCATATATGTTCACCTCATCATAATTCTTTCATAGTAAATGTCCAAAATTTATTTTGCATTGAAAAAATGGATAGACAATTGTCTATCCATTATTCTTCACGTTTACCTTCTTTATTAATTTCATGTAAAAGTGTATCAATTCGATGACCGTACCCAATAGACTCATCAAATTCAAAGGAAATTTCTGGTGTCTTACGAAGACGAATACGTTGGCCAATTTCTGAACGAATGAAGCCTTTTGCCTTCGCTAAACCTTTTAATGTATTTTCTTTCTGTTCCTCGTCACCTAAAACAGAAATATATACTGTGGCAATTTGTAAATCTCCACTCACTTGTACATCTGTTACTGTAACAAATCCAACACGTGGATCTTTAATTTTACGACTGATAATGTCGCCTAATTCTTTTTTCATTTGCTCGCCTACACGGTTTGCACGTAATTTCATAACTCTTCACCTCATTCAGTACCATTCCAATTGTGTTATCGTACGTTCAATTTCAGGAAATGAATCGATGTACTCAAGTACACGATTCATTTCTTTTTCACAAATAACACGATTTGAGGATACGGAAACAATTGCAATTTCTGTACGTTGCCATACATCTTGATGCCCTACTTCTGAAACAGCAACGTTATAACGTTGCTTCACACGAGTTAGCACCCTTTGTAAAATTGCTCGTTTCTCTTTTAAAGAATGCACATCGTAAATCATACACTCGAATGAGAGTGAAGCGATAATCATCGCTTCACTTCTTCCATAATGTACGCTTCAATGATGTCCCCTTCTTTAAGATCATTATATCTCTCAATTGTAATACCACACTCATAGTTTTGTGCAACTTCTTTTACGTCGTCTTTGAAACGTTTTAACGTATCAAGTTGACCTTCGAAAATTACAATACCATCACGGATAATACGAACACCACTATCACGTGTAATTTTACCGTCTATTACGTAACAACCTGCGATTGTTCCCACTTTTGTTACCTTGAATGTTTGACGAACTTCCGCTTGACCGATTACTTTTTCTTCGAATTCTGGATCAAGCATACCTTGCATTGCTAATTCAATTTCTTCAATTACTTTATAGATAATGCGGTGTAAGCGAACATCAACGTTCTCTAATTCAGCTGTACGCTTCGCGTTCACATCTGGACGTACGTTAAATCCAATTACAATTGCATTAGATGCAGAAGCTAAAATAATATCAGATTCTGTAATCGCACCTACACCAGTGTGAATGATTTTAACTTTTACGCCTTCAACATCAATTTTACGAAGTGATGCTGCCATCGCTTCAACAGAACCTTGTACATCTGCTTTGACAATTAAGTTGATTTCTTTTACATCGCTCTCTTGGATTTGTTGGAATAAATCTTCAAGGCTTAATTTAGATTTCTCACCACGTTGTGCAACTAACGCTTCTTGTGCACGTGATTCACCAATTTGACGAGCTTTCTTCTCATCAGCGAATGCCATGAAACGATCTCCAGCCTGTGGTACTTCATTTAAACCTGTAATTTCAACAGGAGTTGATGGACCAGCAACTTTTACACGACGACCAATATCACTTACCATTGCACGAACACGTCCGAATGATGTTCCAACAACAATTGGATCTCCAACTCGAAGTGTACCGTTTTGAACAAGTAACGTCGCGATAGTTCCTTTACCTTTATCAAGTTGTGCTTCAATTACAGTACCAGTTGCATAGCGATTTGGATTTGCTTTATATTCTTCTACTTCACTTACAAGAAGAATCATTTCTAGTAAGTTGTCAATTCCTTCACCTTGAATTGCAGAAATTGGTACGAAGATTGTATCTCCACCCCATGCTTCTGGAACTAATTCATATTCTGTTAATTCTTGCATTACGCGATCAGGATTTGCCGCTGGTTTATCCATTTTATTCACAGCAACAATAATTGGTACTCCCGCTGCTTTCGCATGGCTAATCGCTTCAACTGTTTGTGGCATAACGCCGTCATCAGCTGCAACAACAAGGATTGTAATATCAGTTACTTGCGCACCACGAGCACGCATCGTTGTAAATGCCGCGTGACCAGGTGTATCTAAGAATGTAATCTTCTTATCATTTACTTCAACTTGGTATGCACCAATATGCTGAGTAATTCCACCTGCTTCGCCTGCAGTTACTTTTGAGTTACGGATAGAGTCAAGTAATGTTGTTTTACCATGGTCAACGTGTCCCATGATTGTAACTACAGCTGGACGTTCTTTTAAGTTCTCTTCATCATCTTGCTCATCGATGAATGTCTCAAACTCAGTCTCGCTTACAATTACTTCTTCTTCTACTTCAATACCATAGTCCGTAGCAATTAACTCAATTGTATCTTTATCTAAATCTTGGTTAATTGTTGCCATAATTCCAAGCATGAAGAGCTTCTTAATAATTTCAGATGGCTCTTTGCTTAATTTTTTAGCAAGCTCGCCTACAGTAAGGCTTCCAGAGAAAGTAATTTTATCTGGTGTTTCTACTATTTGCGTTTGTTGTCTTCCAGCAAAGTTATCCTGACGTTTGTCTTCGTTTCCTTTGCCTTTTTTCTTTTTCTTATTGCTGTTCTTTTTACTACGAACAACTTTTTCTTCTACTTCAAACTCATCTGCAACAGAAGGTTTTTCAGTTTGGTATTCATTATCTAATTTGTTTACTACTTCATCTTCTAACATTGTCATATGATTCGAAACCTCGATATTCATCTCTTTAAGTTTTGTCATAAGATCTTTACTTGAGATATTATTTTTTTTTGCATATTCATGTACTCGAATTTTACTCATACCTTCACCCCCGGTAATTTGTATCGAGCATGCTACGTAGCTTTTTCGCAAAGCCTTCATCTAACACAGCTACAACGACTCGCTCGTCTCTCCCAATCGCATGCCCTAATTGTTGTCGATTTTCGACTTTTTTCATTGGTACATTGTAGTACGTCGTTTTATCAGTAATACGTTTAGTAGTGTTCGCTGACGCATCTTCAGAAAGCAATACGAGCTTTGCTTTACCACTTCGCACTTCTTTTAAAACGAGTTCTTCACCCGAAATGATTTTTCGAGCGCGATTTGCTAGTCCTAAAAACGATTTCCAATCGGACACTTATTTCGACTCCTTCTCAACAAGCTCGAGAAGCTCTTCGTACAGAGAACTGTCGATTTTCGCTTTTAGATGATGTTCCAAAATGTTTTTCTTTTGGGCTTGCATAATGCATTCTTTATCTTTTGACAAATATGCACCTCGTCCTGATTTTTTTCCAGATAAATCAATAGACACTTCGCCTTCTTTGGAACGAACAATGCGAACGAGCTCTCGTTTTGATTTCATCTCTTGCGTCGCAATACATTTTCGTAACGGAACTTTTCGATTGCTCATACTCATCACCTCTATTCGATTTCGTCTTCAACTGAATCGAATCCGAATGCGATTACGCTATCTTCTTCTGTCACAATTCCAAGTTGTTTCGCATCAGACTCACTTTTAATATCAATTTTCCAACCTGTTAATTTAGCTGCAAGACGCGCATTTTGTCCACGCTTACCAATTGCTAATGACAGCTGGTGGTCTGGAACAACAACAGTTGTTGCTTTTTCATCTTCATCTACAAGTACTTTAACAACTTGTGATGGGCTTAAAGCATTTGCAACATATTCAACTGGATCATTTGACCAGCGAACGATGTCAATCTTTTCACCTTTTAGTTCATCTACAACGCGTTGTACACGTTGTCCTTTCGGTCCTACACAAGAACCAACTGGATCAACATCAATGTTTTCTGCATGCACAGAGATTTTAGAACGATCTCCTGCTTCGCGCGCTACAGAGCGGATTTCTACAGTTCCATCATAAATTTCTGGAACTTCCATTTCAAATAAACGTTTTAAAAGACCAGGATGTGTACGTGATACGTAAATTTGTGGTCCTTTTGTTGTCTTTTCTACTTTTGTAATAAATACGCGAATACGATCATGTGGCTTATATTGCTCATTCGGCATTTGCTCACTTACAGGTAATAAAGCTTCTACTTTGCCTAAGCTTACGTAGATGAAACGAGCATCTTGGCGTTGTACAATACCAACCATAATGTCTTCTTCACGATCACTAAATTCTGAGTAAATAACACCACGTTCCGCCTCACGAACTCGTTGTGTTACAACTTGTTTTGCAGTTTGCGCTGCAATACGACCAAAATCTTTTGGCGTTACTTCAATTTCTAGTACGTCGCCATCTTGGTAGTTTGGATTAATTTGTCTTGCCTCTTCTACAGAGATTTCAAGACGTGGATCAAACACATTATCAACAACGTCCTTACGTGCTAAAACTTGGATTGTTCCCACTTCTGGGTTAAAGCTCACACGAACGTTTTGTGCTTGGTTAAAATTGCGTTTATAAGCAGAGATTAACGCTGCTTCAATCGCATCAATAATAATATCTTTGCTAATTCCTTTTTCTGACTCTAATACGAGCAAGGCATCTAAC
This genomic interval carries:
- the rbfA gene encoding 30S ribosome-binding factor RbfA, producing the protein MKLRANRVGEQMKKELGDIISRKIKDPRVGFVTVTDVQVSGDLQIATVYISVLGDEEQKENTLKGLAKAKGFIRSEIGQRIRLRKTPEISFEFDESIGYGHRIDTLLHEINKEGKREE
- the rnpM gene encoding RNase P modulator RnpM, which translates into the protein MSNRKVPLRKCIATQEMKSKRELVRIVRSKEGEVSIDLSGKKSGRGAYLSKDKECIMQAQKKNILEHHLKAKIDSSLYEELLELVEKESK
- a CDS encoding DUF503 domain-containing protein produces the protein MIIASLSFECMIYDVHSLKEKRAILQRVLTRVKQRYNVAVSEVGHQDVWQRTEIAIVSVSSNRVICEKEMNRVLEYIDSFPEIERTITQLEWY
- a CDS encoding YlxQ family RNA-binding protein, with translation MSDWKSFLGLANRARKIISGEELVLKEVRSGKAKLVLLSEDASANTTKRITDKTTYYNVPMKKVENRQQLGHAIGRDERVVVAVLDEGFAKKLRSMLDTNYRG
- the nusA gene encoding transcription termination factor NusA; translated protein: MSTELLDALLVLESEKGISKDIIIDAIEAALISAYKRNFNQAQNVRVSFNPEVGTIQVLARKDVVDNVFDPRLEISVEEARQINPNYQDGDVLEIEVTPKDFGRIAAQTAKQVVTQRVREAERGVIYSEFSDREEDIMVGIVQRQDARFIYVSLGKVEALLPVSEQMPNEQYKPHDRIRVFITKVEKTTKGPQIYVSRTHPGLLKRLFEMEVPEIYDGTVEIRSVAREAGDRSKISVHAENIDVDPVGSCVGPKGQRVQRVVDELKGEKIDIVRWSNDPVEYVANALSPSQVVKVLVDEDEKATTVVVPDHQLSLAIGKRGQNARLAAKLTGWKIDIKSESDAKQLGIVTEEDSVIAFGFDSVEDEIE
- the infB gene encoding translation initiation factor IF-2, yielding MSKIRVHEYAKKNNISSKDLMTKLKEMNIEVSNHMTMLEDEVVNKLDNEYQTEKPSVADEFEVEEKVVRSKKNSNKKKKKGKGNEDKRQDNFAGRQQTQIVETPDKITFSGSLTVGELAKKLSKEPSEIIKKLFMLGIMATINQDLDKDTIELIATDYGIEVEEEVIVSETEFETFIDEQDDEENLKERPAVVTIMGHVDHGKTTLLDSIRNSKVTAGEAGGITQHIGAYQVEVNDKKITFLDTPGHAAFTTMRARGAQVTDITILVVAADDGVMPQTVEAISHAKAAGVPIIVAVNKMDKPAANPDRVMQELTEYELVPEAWGGDTIFVPISAIQGEGIDNLLEMILLVSEVEEYKANPNRYATGTVIEAQLDKGKGTIATLLVQNGTLRVGDPIVVGTSFGRVRAMVSDIGRRVKVAGPSTPVEITGLNEVPQAGDRFMAFADEKKARQIGESRAQEALVAQRGEKSKLSLEDLFQQIQESDVKEINLIVKADVQGSVEAMAASLRKIDVEGVKVKIIHTGVGAITESDIILASASNAIVIGFNVRPDVNAKRTAELENVDVRLHRIIYKVIEEIELAMQGMLDPEFEEKVIGQAEVRQTFKVTKVGTIAGCYVIDGKITRDSGVRIIRDGIVIFEGQLDTLKRFKDDVKEVAQNYECGITIERYNDLKEGDIIEAYIMEEVKR